From the Homo sapiens chromosome 1, GRCh38.p14 Primary Assembly genome, one window contains:
- the PIGC gene encoding phosphatidylinositol N-acetylglucosaminyltransferase subunit C yields MYAQPVTNTKEVKWQKVLYERQPFPDNYVDRRFLEELRKNIHARKYQYWAVVFESSVVIQQLCSVCVFVVIWWYMDEGLLAPHWLLGTGLASSLIGYVLFDLIDGGEGRKKSGQTRWADLKSALVFITFTYGFSPVLKTLTESVSTDTIYAMSVFMLLGHLIFFDYGANAAIVSSTLSLNMAIFASVCLASRLPRSLHAFIMVTFAIQIFALWPMLQKKLKACTPRSYVGVTLLFAFSAVGGLLSISAVGAVLFALLLMSISCLCPFYLIRLQLFKENIHGPWDEAEIKEDLSRFLS; encoded by the coding sequence ATGTATGCTCAACCTGTGACTAACACCAAGGAGGTCAAGTGGCAGAAGGTCTTGTATGAGCGACAGCCCTTTCCTGATAACTATGTGGACCGGCGATTCCTGGAAGAGCTCCGGAAAAACATCCATGCTCGGAAATACCAATATTGGGCTGTGGTATTTGAGTCCAGTGTGGTGATCCAGCAGCTGTGcagtgtttgtgtttttgtggtTATCTGGTGGTATATGGATGAGGGTCTTCTGGCCCCCCATTGGCTTTTAGGGACTGGTCTGGCTTCTTCACTGATTGGGTATGTTTTGTTTGATCTCATTGATGGAGGTGAAGGGCGGAAGAAGAGTGGGCAGACCCGGTGGGCTGACCTGAAGAGTGCCCTAGTCTTCATTACTTTCACTTATGGGTTTTCACCAGTGCTGAAGACCCTTACAGAGTCTGTCAGCACTGACACCATCTATGCCATGTCAGTCTTCATGCTGTTAGGCCATCTCATCTTTTTTGACTATGGTGCCAATGCTGCCATTGTATCCAGCACACTATCCTTGAACATGGCCATCTTTGCTTCTGTATGCTTGGCATCACGTCTTCCCCGGTCCCTGCATGCCTTCATCATGGTGACATTTGCCATTCAGATTTTTGCCCTGTGGCCCATGTTGCAGAAGAAACTAAAGGCATGTACTCCCCGGAGCTATGTGGGGGTCACACTGCTTTTTGCATTTTCAGCCGTGGGAGGCCTACTGTCCATTAGTGCTGTGGGAGCCGTACTCTTTGCCCTTCTGCTGATGTCTATCTCATGTCTGTGTCCATTCTACCTCATTCGCTTgcagctttttaaagaaaacattcatgGGCCTTGGGATGAAGCTGAAATCAAGGAAGACTTGTCCAGGTTCCTCAGTTAA